In the Gossypium raimondii isolate GPD5lz chromosome 9, ASM2569854v1, whole genome shotgun sequence genome, one interval contains:
- the LOC105799307 gene encoding isovaleryl-CoA dehydrogenase, mitochondrial, which produces MQRIIAASSFCSKILRKERQRAFFSSTSLLFDETQLQFKESVRQFAQENIAAHASKIDQSNSFPKEVNLWKLMGDFNLHGITAPEEYGGLGLGYLYHCIAMEEISRASGSVGLSYGAHSNLCINQLVRNGNPAQKEKYLPKLISGEHVGALAMSEPNAGSDVVSMKCKADRVDGGYLLNGNKMWCTNGPVAQTLVVYAKTDVTAGSKGITAFIVEKGIPGYTTAQKLDKLGMRGSDTCELVFENCFIPEENVLGKEGKGVYVLMSGLDLERLVLSAGPIGIMQACLDVVLPYIRERSQFGRPIGEFQFIQGKVADMYTSLQSSRSYAYSVARDCDNGRVDPKDCAGVILCAAERATQVALQAIQCLGGNGYVNEYTTGRLLRDAKLYEIGAGTSEIRRMVIGRELFKEE; this is translated from the exons atgcaGAGGATAATTGCTGCAAGTTCTTTTTGCagcaaaattttgagaaaagaaagaCAGCGGGCTTTTTTCTCTTCAACTTCCTTACTCTTTGATGAAACTCAATtacag TTCAAAGAAAGTGTTAGGCAATTTGCACAAGAAAATATCGCGGCTCATGCTTCCAAGATCGACCAATCTAATTCTTTCCCCAAG GAGGTTAATTTATGGAAGCTCATGGGGGATTTTAATCTTCATGGGATAACTGCCCCAG AGGAATATGGAGGACTTGGTCTTGGTTACTTGTATCACTGCATAGCAATGGAAGAAATAAGCCGTGCTTCGGGGTCGGTTGGTCTTTCCTATGGTGCTCATTCTAATCTGTGCATCAATCAGTTG GTGAGGAATGGAAATCCTGCCCAGAAAGAGAAATACTTACCAAAG CTCATCAGTGGAGAGCATGTAGGAGCCCTTGCTATGAGTGAACCCAATG CTGGCTCTGATGTTGTTAGCATGAAGTGCAAAGCTGATCGGGTTGATGGGGGTTATCTTCTAAATGGGAACAAGATGTGGTGCACTAATGGTCCCGTTGCTCAAACATTG GTTGTTTATGCGAAGACAGATGTCACAGCTGGCTCAAAAGGAATTACAGCATTTATTGTTGAGAAGGGAATACCTGG ATATACCACTGCTCAGAAATTGGACAAACTTGGGATGCGAGGAAGTGATAC ATGTGAGCTTGTCTTTGAGAATTGCTTCATTCCAGAAGAAAATGTTCTTGGCAAAGAAGGAAAAG GAGTTTATGTATTGATGTCAGGACTAGATTTGGAGAGACTTGTTTTGTCCGCTGGGCCCATTGGTATAATGCAGGCATGTCTTGATGTTGTTCTTCCTTACATACGAGAGAGGTCACAGTTTGGCCGGCCTATCGGGGAATTTCAGTTTATTCAG GGGAAAGTTGCCGACATGTATACTTCTCTTCAATCATCAAG GTCCTATGCCTATTCTGTTGCAAGGGACTGCGACAATGGGAGAGTTGACCCTAAg GACTGTGCTGGAGTTATACTTTGTGCTGCTGAACGAGCCACTCAAGTTGCTTTGCAG GCTATACAATGTTTAGGTGGTAACGGATATGTAAATGAGTACACAACCGGCCGTCTGCTTCGAGATGCGAAGCTGTATGAAATCGGAGCAGGAACAAGTGAGATAAGAAGAATGGTGATTGGTCGTGAGCTTTTTAAGGAGGAGTAA
- the LOC105799306 gene encoding auxin response factor 4 isoform X2: MEIDLNHALSEVEKTAVCNGGCDKLNCVCSSSSSNLASPPCTSSIYLELWHACAGPLTSLPKKGNLVVYFPQGHLEQLASASPFSPLEISTFDLPPHIFCKVVNVQLLANKENDEVYTQLTLLPQPELREPNLESKQLDELGVDEGDDGSPKRSTPHMFCKTLTASDTSTHGGFSVPRRAAEDCFPPLDYKQTRPSQELVAKDLHGVEWRFRHIYRGQPRRHLLTTGWSIFVSQKNLVAGDAVLFLRGEDGELRLGIRRAVRPRNCLPESVIAKQNSYLNVLSPVANALSMKSMFHVFYSPRASHAEFVIPFRKYFKSIANSVCIGTRFKMRFDMDDSPERRFSGVVMGMGDSDPYKWPNSRWRCLMVRWDEDNMIDRHERVSPWEIDPSASLPPFSIQSSPRLKKLRTGPQAATPDTLIAGGSRFLDFEEPLRSSKVLQGQENVGFVSPLYGRDTVSRPLDFEMQSPAHHQSLASTGIEKSNISEFMRVRSTTYTGFADSNRFPKVLQGQEICQLRSLTQKADLNPGVWAKTNLGCNSFNMHQTLRTNCYPLASEGLRNMYFPYGEFLKTVQEPTMSSYACPLRRGNVPFNASSIRTGVGVIVDGFRKPNQQNEHKPLENIPSPASENNLRNQQDDSFKRNVAGCKLFGFPLNVESPTPNSQNSGSQARQLGRKSY, translated from the exons ATGGAAATTGATCTGAACCATGCACTGAGTGAGGTGGAGAAGACTGCGGTTTGCAATGGGGGCTGTGACAAACTGAACTGTGTGtgctcttcatcttcttcaaactTAGCTTCGCCTCCATGTACCTCTTCCATTTACTTGGAGCTTTGGCATGCTTGTGCTGGCCCTCTCACTTCACTCCCGAAAAAGGGAAATCTTGTTGTTTACTTCCCTCAGGGTCACTTGGAGCAGCTGGCCTCTGCCTCTCCTTTCTCTCCTTTGGAAATCTCCACCTTTGATCTTCCCCCTCACATCTTTTGCAAAGTGGTGAATGTCCAGCTTCTT gcCAATAAGGAGAATGATGAGGTCTATACACAGCTCACTTTACTTCCTCAGCCGGAG TTGAGAGAGCCTAATTTGGAGAGCAAGCAGCTGGATGAACTAGGTGTGGATGAGGGAGATGATGGATCGCCTAAAAGATCAACCCCTCACATGTTTTGTAAGACATTAACCGCATCGGACACCAGCACTCACGGAGGGTTCTCCGTTCCTCGTAGAGCTGCAGAAGACTGTTTTCCTCCACTG GATTATAAACAGACGAGGCCGTCTCAAGAACTTGTTGCCAAGGACCTGCACGGAGTTGAGTGGAGGTTTCGACATATATATAGGG gtcAACCGAGGCGACATCTCCTTACTACAGGCTGGAGTATTTTTGTTAGTCAAAAGAATCTTGTTGCTGGTGATGCAGTGCTGTTTCTGAG GGGTGAGGATGGAGAGCTCAGGTTGGGAATTAGAAGAGCTGTACGACCGAGGAATTGTCTTCCTGAATCGGTTATTGCTAAACAGAATTCATATCTGAATGTTCTTTCTCCGGTGGCTAATGCATTATCCATGAAAAGCATGTTTCATGTCTTCTACAGTCCAAG GGCCAGCCATGCAGAGTTTGTCATACCCTTTCGGAAGTATTTTAAAAGCATAGCAAATTCAGTGTGCATTGGAACAAGATTCAAAATGAGATTTGACATGGATGATTCGCCCGAGAGAAg GTTTAGTGGTGTAGTGATGGGAATGGGGGACTCGGATCCTTACAAATGGCCCAATTCAAGGTGGAGATGCTTAATG GTCAGGTGGGATGAAGATAATATGATTGATCGCCACGAGAGAGTCTCACCTTGGGAAATTGATCCTTCTGCTTCTCTCCCACCCTTTAGTATTCAATCTTCCCCGAGGTTGAAGAAACTGCGAACAGGTCCGCAGGCTGCCACACCCGACACCCTCATTGCAG GGGGGAGTCGATTTTTGGACTTTGAGGAACCGTTGAGATCCTCTAAGGTCTTGCAAGGTCAAGAAAATGTAGGTTTTGTATCACCCTTATATGGGCGTGATACTGTAAGCCGCCCGCTAGATTTTGAGATGCAATCTCCTGCACATCATCAAAGTCTTGCGTCAACAGGGATTGAAAAGAGTAATATTAGCGAGTTTATGAGGGTTCGCTCCACCACATACACAGGCTTTGCGGATTCTAATAGGTTTCCGAAGGTCTTGCAAGGTCAAGAAATTTGCCAATTGAGATCCCTGACACAAAAGGCTGATCTCAATCCCGGTGTTTGGGCGAAAACCAATCTTGGTTGCAATTCATTCAACATGCATCAAACACTGAGAACCAATTGCTATCCGCTAGCATCAGAAGGCCTTCGAAATATGTATTTCCCTTACGGTGAATTTCTCAAAACCGTCCAAGAGCCGACAATGAGCTCTTATGCATGTCCACTTCGAAGAGGTAATGTCCCGTTTAATGCTTCCTCAATTAGGACAGGGGTAGGGGTTATCGTGGATGGGTTCAGAAAACCGAATCAACAGAATGAGCATAAGCCATTGGAGAATATTCCAAGTCCTGCTTCGGAAAACAATTTGAGGAACCAACAGGATGACTCCTTCAAAAGAAATGTTGCTGGATGTAAACTCTTTGGGTTTCCTTTGAATGTGGAGTCGCCTACTCCAAACTCACAAAATTCTG GTTCACAAGCAAGGCAGCTTGGTCGGAAGAGCTATTGA
- the LOC105799306 gene encoding auxin response factor 4 isoform X3, which produces MFCKTLTASDTSTHGGFSVPRRAAEDCFPPLDYKQTRPSQELVAKDLHGVEWRFRHIYRGQPRRHLLTTGWSIFVSQKNLVAGDAVLFLRGEDGELRLGIRRAVRPRNCLPESVIAKQNSYLNVLSPVANALSMKSMFHVFYSPRASHAEFVIPFRKYFKSIANSVCIGTRFKMRFDMDDSPERRFSGVVMGMGDSDPYKWPNSRWRCLMVRWDEDNMIDRHERVSPWEIDPSASLPPFSIQSSPRLKKLRTGPQAATPDTLIAGGSRFLDFEEPLRSSKVLQGQENVGFVSPLYGRDTVSRPLDFEMQSPAHHQSLASTGIEKSNISEFMRVRSTTYTGFADSNRFPKVLQGQEICQLRSLTQKADLNPGVWAKTNLGCNSFNMHQTLRTNCYPLASEGLRNMYFPYGEFLKTVQEPTMSSYACPLRRGNVPFNASSIRTGVGVIVDGFRKPNQQNEHKPLENIPSPASENNLRNQQDDSFKRNVAGCKLFGFPLNVESPTPNSQNSGKRSCTKVHKQGSLVGRAIDLSRLYGYDDLMIELEHLFGMEGVLSDPDKGWRVLYTDGENDVMVVGDDPWHEFCEVVSKIHVYTQEEVEKMTIGTGSDDTQSCLEQAAVIMEASKSSSVGQPDSSSPM; this is translated from the exons ATGTTTTGTAAGACATTAACCGCATCGGACACCAGCACTCACGGAGGGTTCTCCGTTCCTCGTAGAGCTGCAGAAGACTGTTTTCCTCCACTG GATTATAAACAGACGAGGCCGTCTCAAGAACTTGTTGCCAAGGACCTGCACGGAGTTGAGTGGAGGTTTCGACATATATATAGGG gtcAACCGAGGCGACATCTCCTTACTACAGGCTGGAGTATTTTTGTTAGTCAAAAGAATCTTGTTGCTGGTGATGCAGTGCTGTTTCTGAG GGGTGAGGATGGAGAGCTCAGGTTGGGAATTAGAAGAGCTGTACGACCGAGGAATTGTCTTCCTGAATCGGTTATTGCTAAACAGAATTCATATCTGAATGTTCTTTCTCCGGTGGCTAATGCATTATCCATGAAAAGCATGTTTCATGTCTTCTACAGTCCAAG GGCCAGCCATGCAGAGTTTGTCATACCCTTTCGGAAGTATTTTAAAAGCATAGCAAATTCAGTGTGCATTGGAACAAGATTCAAAATGAGATTTGACATGGATGATTCGCCCGAGAGAAg GTTTAGTGGTGTAGTGATGGGAATGGGGGACTCGGATCCTTACAAATGGCCCAATTCAAGGTGGAGATGCTTAATG GTCAGGTGGGATGAAGATAATATGATTGATCGCCACGAGAGAGTCTCACCTTGGGAAATTGATCCTTCTGCTTCTCTCCCACCCTTTAGTATTCAATCTTCCCCGAGGTTGAAGAAACTGCGAACAGGTCCGCAGGCTGCCACACCCGACACCCTCATTGCAG GGGGGAGTCGATTTTTGGACTTTGAGGAACCGTTGAGATCCTCTAAGGTCTTGCAAGGTCAAGAAAATGTAGGTTTTGTATCACCCTTATATGGGCGTGATACTGTAAGCCGCCCGCTAGATTTTGAGATGCAATCTCCTGCACATCATCAAAGTCTTGCGTCAACAGGGATTGAAAAGAGTAATATTAGCGAGTTTATGAGGGTTCGCTCCACCACATACACAGGCTTTGCGGATTCTAATAGGTTTCCGAAGGTCTTGCAAGGTCAAGAAATTTGCCAATTGAGATCCCTGACACAAAAGGCTGATCTCAATCCCGGTGTTTGGGCGAAAACCAATCTTGGTTGCAATTCATTCAACATGCATCAAACACTGAGAACCAATTGCTATCCGCTAGCATCAGAAGGCCTTCGAAATATGTATTTCCCTTACGGTGAATTTCTCAAAACCGTCCAAGAGCCGACAATGAGCTCTTATGCATGTCCACTTCGAAGAGGTAATGTCCCGTTTAATGCTTCCTCAATTAGGACAGGGGTAGGGGTTATCGTGGATGGGTTCAGAAAACCGAATCAACAGAATGAGCATAAGCCATTGGAGAATATTCCAAGTCCTGCTTCGGAAAACAATTTGAGGAACCAACAGGATGACTCCTTCAAAAGAAATGTTGCTGGATGTAAACTCTTTGGGTTTCCTTTGAATGTGGAGTCGCCTACTCCAAACTCACAAAATTCTGGTAAGAGGAGTTGTACAAAG GTTCACAAGCAAGGCAGCTTGGTCGGAAGAGCTATTGATCTCTCGAGACTGTACGGATATGACGACTTGATGATAGAACTTGAACATCTATTCGGAATGGAAGGCGTATTAAGTGATCCGGATAAAGGGTGGCGGGTATTGTACACAGATGGCGAGAACGACGTAATGGTGGTTGGAGATGACCCTTGGCA TGAATTTTGTGAGGTGGTGTCGAAGATCCACGTATACACCCAAGAAGAAGTGGAGAAGATGACAATAGGAACGGGGAGCGATGACACGCAAAGCTGTTTGGAGCAAGCAGCAGTGATAATGGAAGCATCAAAGTCATCCTCAGTGGGGCAGCCAGATTCATCATCTCCAATGTAA
- the LOC105799306 gene encoding auxin response factor 4 isoform X1 — MEIDLNHALSEVEKTAVCNGGCDKLNCVCSSSSSNLASPPCTSSIYLELWHACAGPLTSLPKKGNLVVYFPQGHLEQLASASPFSPLEISTFDLPPHIFCKVVNVQLLANKENDEVYTQLTLLPQPELREPNLESKQLDELGVDEGDDGSPKRSTPHMFCKTLTASDTSTHGGFSVPRRAAEDCFPPLDYKQTRPSQELVAKDLHGVEWRFRHIYRGQPRRHLLTTGWSIFVSQKNLVAGDAVLFLRGEDGELRLGIRRAVRPRNCLPESVIAKQNSYLNVLSPVANALSMKSMFHVFYSPRASHAEFVIPFRKYFKSIANSVCIGTRFKMRFDMDDSPERRFSGVVMGMGDSDPYKWPNSRWRCLMVRWDEDNMIDRHERVSPWEIDPSASLPPFSIQSSPRLKKLRTGPQAATPDTLIAGGSRFLDFEEPLRSSKVLQGQENVGFVSPLYGRDTVSRPLDFEMQSPAHHQSLASTGIEKSNISEFMRVRSTTYTGFADSNRFPKVLQGQEICQLRSLTQKADLNPGVWAKTNLGCNSFNMHQTLRTNCYPLASEGLRNMYFPYGEFLKTVQEPTMSSYACPLRRGNVPFNASSIRTGVGVIVDGFRKPNQQNEHKPLENIPSPASENNLRNQQDDSFKRNVAGCKLFGFPLNVESPTPNSQNSGKRSCTKVHKQGSLVGRAIDLSRLYGYDDLMIELEHLFGMEGVLSDPDKGWRVLYTDGENDVMVVGDDPWHEFCEVVSKIHVYTQEEVEKMTIGTGSDDTQSCLEQAAVIMEASKSSSVGQPDSSSPM; from the exons ATGGAAATTGATCTGAACCATGCACTGAGTGAGGTGGAGAAGACTGCGGTTTGCAATGGGGGCTGTGACAAACTGAACTGTGTGtgctcttcatcttcttcaaactTAGCTTCGCCTCCATGTACCTCTTCCATTTACTTGGAGCTTTGGCATGCTTGTGCTGGCCCTCTCACTTCACTCCCGAAAAAGGGAAATCTTGTTGTTTACTTCCCTCAGGGTCACTTGGAGCAGCTGGCCTCTGCCTCTCCTTTCTCTCCTTTGGAAATCTCCACCTTTGATCTTCCCCCTCACATCTTTTGCAAAGTGGTGAATGTCCAGCTTCTT gcCAATAAGGAGAATGATGAGGTCTATACACAGCTCACTTTACTTCCTCAGCCGGAG TTGAGAGAGCCTAATTTGGAGAGCAAGCAGCTGGATGAACTAGGTGTGGATGAGGGAGATGATGGATCGCCTAAAAGATCAACCCCTCACATGTTTTGTAAGACATTAACCGCATCGGACACCAGCACTCACGGAGGGTTCTCCGTTCCTCGTAGAGCTGCAGAAGACTGTTTTCCTCCACTG GATTATAAACAGACGAGGCCGTCTCAAGAACTTGTTGCCAAGGACCTGCACGGAGTTGAGTGGAGGTTTCGACATATATATAGGG gtcAACCGAGGCGACATCTCCTTACTACAGGCTGGAGTATTTTTGTTAGTCAAAAGAATCTTGTTGCTGGTGATGCAGTGCTGTTTCTGAG GGGTGAGGATGGAGAGCTCAGGTTGGGAATTAGAAGAGCTGTACGACCGAGGAATTGTCTTCCTGAATCGGTTATTGCTAAACAGAATTCATATCTGAATGTTCTTTCTCCGGTGGCTAATGCATTATCCATGAAAAGCATGTTTCATGTCTTCTACAGTCCAAG GGCCAGCCATGCAGAGTTTGTCATACCCTTTCGGAAGTATTTTAAAAGCATAGCAAATTCAGTGTGCATTGGAACAAGATTCAAAATGAGATTTGACATGGATGATTCGCCCGAGAGAAg GTTTAGTGGTGTAGTGATGGGAATGGGGGACTCGGATCCTTACAAATGGCCCAATTCAAGGTGGAGATGCTTAATG GTCAGGTGGGATGAAGATAATATGATTGATCGCCACGAGAGAGTCTCACCTTGGGAAATTGATCCTTCTGCTTCTCTCCCACCCTTTAGTATTCAATCTTCCCCGAGGTTGAAGAAACTGCGAACAGGTCCGCAGGCTGCCACACCCGACACCCTCATTGCAG GGGGGAGTCGATTTTTGGACTTTGAGGAACCGTTGAGATCCTCTAAGGTCTTGCAAGGTCAAGAAAATGTAGGTTTTGTATCACCCTTATATGGGCGTGATACTGTAAGCCGCCCGCTAGATTTTGAGATGCAATCTCCTGCACATCATCAAAGTCTTGCGTCAACAGGGATTGAAAAGAGTAATATTAGCGAGTTTATGAGGGTTCGCTCCACCACATACACAGGCTTTGCGGATTCTAATAGGTTTCCGAAGGTCTTGCAAGGTCAAGAAATTTGCCAATTGAGATCCCTGACACAAAAGGCTGATCTCAATCCCGGTGTTTGGGCGAAAACCAATCTTGGTTGCAATTCATTCAACATGCATCAAACACTGAGAACCAATTGCTATCCGCTAGCATCAGAAGGCCTTCGAAATATGTATTTCCCTTACGGTGAATTTCTCAAAACCGTCCAAGAGCCGACAATGAGCTCTTATGCATGTCCACTTCGAAGAGGTAATGTCCCGTTTAATGCTTCCTCAATTAGGACAGGGGTAGGGGTTATCGTGGATGGGTTCAGAAAACCGAATCAACAGAATGAGCATAAGCCATTGGAGAATATTCCAAGTCCTGCTTCGGAAAACAATTTGAGGAACCAACAGGATGACTCCTTCAAAAGAAATGTTGCTGGATGTAAACTCTTTGGGTTTCCTTTGAATGTGGAGTCGCCTACTCCAAACTCACAAAATTCTGGTAAGAGGAGTTGTACAAAG GTTCACAAGCAAGGCAGCTTGGTCGGAAGAGCTATTGATCTCTCGAGACTGTACGGATATGACGACTTGATGATAGAACTTGAACATCTATTCGGAATGGAAGGCGTATTAAGTGATCCGGATAAAGGGTGGCGGGTATTGTACACAGATGGCGAGAACGACGTAATGGTGGTTGGAGATGACCCTTGGCA TGAATTTTGTGAGGTGGTGTCGAAGATCCACGTATACACCCAAGAAGAAGTGGAGAAGATGACAATAGGAACGGGGAGCGATGACACGCAAAGCTGTTTGGAGCAAGCAGCAGTGATAATGGAAGCATCAAAGTCATCCTCAGTGGGGCAGCCAGATTCATCATCTCCAATGTAA